ATAACCGTTGCCGCCCAGCGCCTGGATCGCTTCGCCCGCCATCCAGGTAGCTTTTTCCGCCGAATACAGGATCGCGCCGGCGGCATCCTTGCGCAGCGCCCGAGCTGCGGCCGGGTTCTTGGCGCGGTCGCAGGCCTGGCCCACTGCGTATACATAAGCCTTGCACGCCATCATGGTCGAATACATATCGGCCAGCTTGCCCTGCATCAGCTGGAATTCGCCGATCGACTGGCCGAACTGCTTGCGGTCGTGCACATACGGCACCACCACATCCATGCACGCTTGCATGATACCAAGCGGGCCGCCAGAGAGAACGGTGCGCTCGTAATCCAGGCCGGACATCAGGACGTTGACGCCCTTGCCGAGGCCGCCCAGCACGTTTTCGGCCGGCACTTCGCAATCCTGGAACACCAGTTCGCCGGTGTGCGAACCGCGCATGCCCAGCTTGTCCAGCTTTTGCGCGACGCTGAAGCCCTTGAAACTCTTTTCGATCAGGAAGGCGGTCATGCCGCGGGCGCCGGCTTCCAGGTCGGTCTTGGCGTATACCACCAGCACGTCAGCGTCAGGACCATTGGTGATCCACATCTTGCTGCCGTTCAGGATATAGCGGTCGCCCTTGAGTTCGGCGCGCAGCTTCATGCTGACGACGTCGGAACCGGCGTTCGGCTCGGACATGGCGAGGGCGCCGACATGGTCGCCGGAAATCAGTTTCGGCAGGTACTTGGTTTTTTGCTCGGGGCTGCCGTTGCGCTTGATCTGGTTCACGCACAGGTTCGAGTGGGCGCCATAGGACAGGCCGACCGAAGCGGAAGCGCGCGAAATTTCTTCCATGGCGATGATGTGCGCCAGGTAGCCCATGCCGCTGCCGCCGTATTCTTCTTCCGCCGTGATGCCGAGCAGGCCGAGATCGCCCATTTTCTTCCACAGGTCCATGGGAAACTGGTCGGTATGGTCGATTTCGGCGGCGCGCGGGGCGATTTCCGCCGCGGCGAACTCCTGGATGGCGCTGCGTAAAGCGTCGATGTCTTCGCCGTGATCGAACGTCAAACCTGGTAAATGGATCATATTGTCTCCTTCGTTATTCTTGCGAGTTGTGTAATCGGGAATCGGTAGTGATGACGGTTTCAGTCCTTGTCGCCGGCAGCCGCCAGCACAGCGTGATCGCTCAGTTGGCCGCTGTCCAGCAAGCGCCGGCATTCATCCTCGTGGGCGGTGATTTCTTCCAGCGTGACTTCGATGTCTTCGCGCTGCTGCTCCAGATGCTCGCGGTGGCGGGCCAGCACCTGCAGGAACAGTTCCAGCTGCGGCGCCGAATCCTTGGGCGAATCGTACATGTCGACCAGGCTCTTTATTTCCGACAGCGTCAGGCCCAGGCGCTTGCCGCGCAAGGTCAATTTCAGGCGGGTGCGCTCGCGCGGCGCATACACCCGGTTGCGGCCGCCGGCGCCATCCCGTTTCGGGCTCAGCAAACCCTGATCCTCATAGAAACGGATCGCCCGCGGGGTAATATCGAATTCGCGCGCCAGTTCGGTGATGGTGTAAGTCGGCATGGTCAGATAGTCATCAAGGAACAAAAAATGCTGGTTTAGGTACAATGGCAGTTAACGTTAACGTAAAGCACATTGTAGGCGCGCTGGCGGAAAATGAAAACACCGAAAAACTACTGGCATTGCCAAAACAGAAAGAAATCCCCATGAACGCACTCGAAGCCCAGCTCAGCTACGCCTTCGGCGACACCCTGCCAGCCAGCGGCGCCACCCTGGAAGTCGCGCCCGGCGTGCGCTGGCTGCGCATGGGCTTGCCGTTCGCTCTGGATCACATCAATCTGTGGCTGCTGGAAGACAGCGTCGAGACCGAAGACGGCGTGCGCCATGGCTGGACCATCATCGACTGCGGAATTGCCAGCGACGCCACGCGCGCCGCCTGGGAAGAGATTTTTACCAAGGAATTGCGCGGCCTGCCGGTGCTGCGGGTGCTGGTGACCCATTGCCATCCTGACCACGTCGGCCTGGCCGACTGGCTGTGCACGCGCTGGCAAGCGCCCTTGTGGATGAGCGGCGGTGAATATTTTTCAGCACGCATCATGTCGGCTGCCCTGCCAGGCGCCGACGGCAGCGCCGCCTTGCCGCATTTCCAGCGGCACGGCATGTGCGACCCCGACGTCATCGCCAAGGTATCCCAGCGCAAGTCCTATTATCCGTCCATGGTGCCGTCGGTGCCGCAGGCTTACCATCGCCTGGCCGATGGCCAAAGCGTACGCATCGGCCAGCATCAATGGCAGGTGATCACTGGTTTCGGCCATGCGCCGGAACATGTGGCGCTGTACTGCGGCGATCTGGAATTGCTGGTTTCCGGCGATATGGTGCTGCCGCGGATTTCCACCAATGTCTCCGTGTTCGCCATCGAACCGGAATCCAATCCGGTCCAGCAATACATGGATTCGCTGGAAAAATACCGCGCCCTGCCGACCGCAACCCTTGTGCTGCCTTCGCACGGGAAGCCGTTTCGCGGCTTGCAGATCCGCATCGACCAGCTGCAACAGCATCATAGGGAAAGGCTGGCAGAGGTAGTGAGTGCTTGCACATCAGAGCCGCAATCGGCCAGCGACATCGTCCCCATCATGTTCCGCCGCCCGCTTGACGCCCATCAGATGACGTTCGCGCTGGGCGAGGCATTGGCGCATCTGCACAAGCTGTGGTTCGACGGCGTGCTGAAACGACGGCTGGATGCGGACCAGGTTTACCGCTTCAGCGCGGCCTGACAGGAGCAGCGGCCAGGACGCGCAGGGTGGGCACAGCGCGCCACGTGGAAATTCCCACTACCTACATGCCGGTTTCTGTGCGGTCCGTACTCCGGCTATCACGGTCACGCGTGGGCACGGTGTGCCCACCCTACTGCTGTATTGCGGCTACGATCATGGCTACCGCCAGCATCAGGCTGCCGGCGACGCGGTCGGTGATGCGCGCAAAAGCCGGGCGGGTTGCGATGGTTTGCATTCGTCCCGCCAGCACAGCGTAGCCGAGCAGGATAAAGAATTCCGGAATCATCGAGCCGGCTGCCAGCCAGATCATCTGTAGCGGCACATTCGCGGCCGGATTCAGGAACTGCGGCAGGATGGCGATGAAAAAGATCAGCGCCTTGGGATTGGCCAGCTGCAGGGTCAGGCCGCTGAGCCAGATCTTCCAGCCGGACGAATTCCTGCCGTCCAGCCTGGAAGCGGTGATCGGCGACGGCCGGCCGAAGATGGCGGACAGGCCGAGATAAGCCAGGTAGGCCACGCCCAGCCACTTCACCGCAGTAAACAAGGTATGCGAGGCGACGATCAAGGCGCCCAGGCCGGTCGCCGAAATGGTGAAATAGATCGCATTGGCGGTCAGTATCCCCAGCGTCGCGAAGATCGATTTTTTCCAGCCGGCGGTAATGCCATAGGCCACCACCAGCATCACCGCCGGTCCGGGCGAGGCCGACAGCGCCAGCTCGGTCAGCACGAATAAGAAGAAACTATGAAAGTCCATGGGTCAGTCCGTAAATCAGTCCGCGAATTAATCCATACCTTTGCGCGCCTTGTGCGGCGCCTTGGAAAACACCAGATCGTATAGCCAGTTGGGCAACAGCCGCAACAGCTTGGCCACCACGCCCATCTGCCACGGAATCACCTGGTAGCTGCTGCCGCGCGCCACCGCCGCGCCGGTCTTGGCGGCAAAGCGCTCGGCCGGCATCAGGAACGGCATCGCGTAATCGTTGACCTGGGTCATCGGCGTATCGATATAGCCGGGTACGATGGTGACCACCTTGATGCCGCTGGCGCGCAACTCCACCCGCAGCGACTCGCAATAACTGATCAACGCCGCCTTCGAACCGCTATAGGCGCCGGCGCCCGGCAAGCCGCGGATGCCGGCGACGCTGCCGACCCCGACCAGGCGCAAATCGCGCTGGCCTTCCCGGGCCTGACGCTTCATGCTGGCGATGAAGGGCGCAAAGGTCGCCACCGTGGCCAGCACATTGGTGGCGAACACCTGGTTGAACACC
The sequence above is a segment of the Collimonas sp. PA-H2 genome. Coding sequences within it:
- a CDS encoding LysE family translocator, which codes for MDFHSFFLFVLTELALSASPGPAVMLVVAYGITAGWKKSIFATLGILTANAIYFTISATGLGALIVASHTLFTAVKWLGVAYLAYLGLSAIFGRPSPITASRLDGRNSSGWKIWLSGLTLQLANPKALIFFIAILPQFLNPAANVPLQMIWLAAGSMIPEFFILLGYAVLAGRMQTIATRPAFARITDRVAGSLMLAVAMIVAAIQQ
- a CDS encoding SDR family oxidoreductase; the protein is MKRVFITGASSGIGAALAQYYAGQGASLGLVARRQPVLEQLLAGLPHPERHRLYALDVNDHAALSAAAADFIAAGNGVDVVIASAGISQGTLTEHAEDQEVFNQVFATNVLATVATFAPFIASMKRQAREGQRDLRLVGVGSVAGIRGLPGAGAYSGSKAALISYCESLRVELRASGIKVVTIVPGYIDTPMTQVNDYAMPFLMPAERFAAKTGAAVARGSSYQVIPWQMGVVAKLLRLLPNWLYDLVFSKAPHKARKGMD
- a CDS encoding MerR family DNA-binding transcriptional regulator; protein product: MPTYTITELAREFDITPRAIRFYEDQGLLSPKRDGAGGRNRVYAPRERTRLKLTLRGKRLGLTLSEIKSLVDMYDSPKDSAPQLELFLQVLARHREHLEQQREDIEVTLEEITAHEDECRRLLDSGQLSDHAVLAAAGDKD
- a CDS encoding MBL fold metallo-hydrolase codes for the protein MNALEAQLSYAFGDTLPASGATLEVAPGVRWLRMGLPFALDHINLWLLEDSVETEDGVRHGWTIIDCGIASDATRAAWEEIFTKELRGLPVLRVLVTHCHPDHVGLADWLCTRWQAPLWMSGGEYFSARIMSAALPGADGSAALPHFQRHGMCDPDVIAKVSQRKSYYPSMVPSVPQAYHRLADGQSVRIGQHQWQVITGFGHAPEHVALYCGDLELLVSGDMVLPRISTNVSVFAIEPESNPVQQYMDSLEKYRALPTATLVLPSHGKPFRGLQIRIDQLQQHHRERLAEVVSACTSEPQSASDIVPIMFRRPLDAHQMTFALGEALAHLHKLWFDGVLKRRLDADQVYRFSAA
- a CDS encoding isovaleryl-CoA dehydrogenase, coding for MIHLPGLTFDHGEDIDALRSAIQEFAAAEIAPRAAEIDHTDQFPMDLWKKMGDLGLLGITAEEEYGGSGMGYLAHIIAMEEISRASASVGLSYGAHSNLCVNQIKRNGSPEQKTKYLPKLISGDHVGALAMSEPNAGSDVVSMKLRAELKGDRYILNGSKMWITNGPDADVLVVYAKTDLEAGARGMTAFLIEKSFKGFSVAQKLDKLGMRGSHTGELVFQDCEVPAENVLGGLGKGVNVLMSGLDYERTVLSGGPLGIMQACMDVVVPYVHDRKQFGQSIGEFQLMQGKLADMYSTMMACKAYVYAVGQACDRAKNPAAARALRKDAAGAILYSAEKATWMAGEAIQALGGNGYINEYPVGRLWRDAKLYEIGAGTSEIRRMLIGRELFAETN